One stretch of Rhodohalobacter mucosus DNA includes these proteins:
- a CDS encoding glycosyltransferase family 2 protein, giving the protein MNQPVRFSVIIPTFRDTARLTACMESVLKCGTEQSFEVIVVNNAPEHQASEFLFGDPRVKVLHEPAHGSYMARNRGAEAARGTYLAFTDSDCIVDPEWLAEAEKVFQGRDCDLLGGHVELFKVPGANGWIYIYEKNHAFRQDLTVPRGQGVTANLFVRKKVFDELGGFDKSMLSGGDWEFTSRAVNRGFRLCYAPGVKIRHPARESFSSFFRKQKRLAAWGYQNGKIKHHHSGLRMLGSHLLNNGRNIFVQTGQTEKSSEKPLIFLLASAIYIYKTVILSAIVVHIINAEKVTAY; this is encoded by the coding sequence ATGAATCAACCTGTTCGTTTCAGCGTCATCATCCCCACCTTCCGGGATACCGCAAGGCTTACAGCCTGTATGGAATCGGTATTGAAATGCGGTACGGAACAATCTTTTGAAGTGATTGTGGTGAACAATGCGCCAGAGCACCAGGCATCGGAGTTTCTCTTTGGTGACCCAAGAGTAAAGGTGCTACATGAACCGGCCCACGGTTCGTATATGGCAAGAAACAGGGGCGCTGAAGCGGCGAGAGGTACATACCTGGCCTTTACGGACTCCGACTGCATCGTGGATCCGGAGTGGCTGGCAGAGGCAGAAAAAGTGTTTCAGGGCCGTGACTGTGACCTGCTGGGAGGGCATGTGGAGCTGTTCAAGGTTCCCGGAGCAAACGGCTGGATCTACATCTATGAAAAAAACCACGCGTTCCGTCAGGACCTCACCGTGCCCAGGGGGCAGGGGGTTACGGCCAATTTGTTTGTCAGGAAAAAAGTATTTGATGAGCTGGGCGGATTTGACAAAAGCATGCTGTCGGGCGGGGACTGGGAATTTACATCCCGTGCAGTGAACAGGGGTTTCAGGTTGTGTTATGCGCCAGGAGTTAAAATCCGGCATCCGGCAAGAGAATCCTTTTCGTCATTCTTCAGGAAACAGAAGAGGCTGGCGGCCTGGGGGTATCAGAACGGAAAAATCAAGCATCACCATTCGGGATTGCGTATGCTGGGGAGCCATCTTCTCAACAACGGACGAAATATCTTTGTACAAACAGGGCAAACCGAAAAAAGCAGTGAAAAGCCCCTGATTTTTTTATTGGCGAGCGCCATTTATATCTATAAGACGGTTATACTTTCCGCAATAGTCGTTCACATTATTAATGCTGAAAAGGTGACCGCATACTAA
- a CDS encoding EpsG family protein, which yields MQPISKDNTGYYAALLYLAWPLLAMVSAFKNFREPWAKNVFWAFCAFYGFTFAISAESAGSDIVRYISRLEMMHARGFSLESTISYFAESGDIDVFNTALTFLISLFTDSQAIYTMVIGLIFGFFFSRNVWYVLDRLEGKLHMMTVLLLVIFMLVNPIWNITGVRMWTAVHIFIYGLLPYLVEGKKKGLLIASLSILVHFSMIVPVMVMFAYMLAGNRVTIYFGFFLLTFFISEIDLAAFNNIIESYAPEILQERTAGYRSETYVENFREGEMQAGLNWYVVWYGAALKWSVLIFLVLMFIRKGDLANNKGYLNLFAFTLLVYGIMNLFSSLPSGSRFLVIANLCAICTFLLYIQNLDLESRIQKLVYLTLPALFLFVLVSLRMGFYSLSAAAVMGNPIVALFTAGENISMNDLLRMII from the coding sequence GTGCAACCGATAAGCAAAGACAATACCGGATACTACGCCGCACTGCTTTACCTGGCATGGCCGCTGCTGGCAATGGTATCCGCCTTCAAAAATTTCAGGGAACCCTGGGCGAAAAACGTATTTTGGGCCTTCTGCGCGTTTTACGGCTTCACATTTGCGATCAGTGCGGAATCTGCGGGAAGCGACATTGTAAGATACATTTCACGCCTCGAGATGATGCATGCAAGGGGGTTTAGCCTGGAGAGCACAATCAGCTATTTTGCGGAAAGCGGCGATATAGATGTGTTCAATACGGCCCTCACATTTTTGATATCCCTCTTTACGGATAGTCAGGCCATTTATACCATGGTGATCGGGCTCATCTTCGGTTTCTTCTTTTCCAGAAACGTGTGGTACGTCCTCGACCGGCTGGAGGGGAAGCTTCATATGATGACGGTTCTGCTGCTCGTCATATTTATGTTGGTGAATCCCATCTGGAACATTACCGGCGTGCGGATGTGGACAGCCGTTCATATCTTTATCTACGGGCTTCTGCCCTATCTTGTGGAGGGTAAAAAAAAGGGGCTGCTAATAGCGTCACTCTCCATTTTGGTTCACTTTTCGATGATCGTGCCGGTTATGGTGATGTTTGCTTATATGCTGGCAGGTAACAGGGTCACGATCTATTTTGGATTCTTTCTGCTCACGTTTTTCATCTCTGAAATTGACCTAGCCGCCTTTAACAACATCATTGAAAGCTATGCGCCGGAAATCCTGCAGGAGCGTACGGCCGGTTACAGGTCGGAGACCTATGTGGAAAATTTCCGTGAAGGTGAGATGCAGGCGGGGTTGAACTGGTATGTAGTCTGGTATGGCGCGGCGTTAAAATGGTCGGTCCTGATTTTTTTGGTGCTGATGTTTATTCGGAAGGGTGACCTGGCAAATAATAAGGGCTACCTGAATCTTTTTGCATTCACGCTTTTGGTATATGGCATCATGAACCTGTTCAGCTCACTGCCTTCCGGATCAAGATTTCTGGTAATCGCAAATTTGTGCGCCATATGCACTTTCTTATTATATATTCAGAATCTGGACCTTGAGTCAAGGATTCAGAAGCTTGTTTATCTGACGTTGCCTGCTCTTTTTCTCTTTGTACTAGTGTCATTGCGTATGGGCTTTTACTCATTGAGTGCTGCGGCGGTGATGGGCAATCCGATTGTGGCACTGTTCACGGCAGGTGAGAATATCTCTATGAATGATCTTCTGAGGATGATTATTTAG
- a CDS encoding T9SS type A sorting domain-containing protein has translation MQHFSARNDHTDEFPAYLFDGSFKNLRTVYLAWQNIYGALPDFSPSAQNISLLVLDFVGNNLGLDANGNQLPVGGGGDIPSSLSQHSSIIIADLRWNSFVGEIPQTGWGEHFQTRFLGFANNNLTGPIPDVLPNSPDLQYLYFGNNNLSGTISMDGAKYGDSSAYPRFKYIDIAGNKFQESDYSSLLSELGSDKLRVGQQNPDDGGSTDSPSVPQLSSPSDGATNISVTPVFEWGAVDADSYQIEVQNLSTSSTVISTSVTGTTFTPSNPLAYGTSYRWRVRSVRRGVASSWSTYLGFTTEEDPNNGGGGTATPDAPALRSPTDGSIDVALAPQFSWSSVDADYYILHVSGSNPSEMVLEEQVNDTSFTPSVNLSEGRNHQWRVRGVKDGVEGTWSPIWSFTTLENSGNNGKGPQKITPAKDEKNTSKKQKFEWQSVEGADAYEIEVTSVEEQQVVIDEIVTDTTYTPGQDFQPNHRYEWRVRAIINGQAEEWGDSWAFTTGDDVLATKVELEQNYPNPFNPSTNIRFALTQQQEVSLKVYDMAGRLVATLLNGELLGAGPYSVTFDAQSMASGIYFYRIITPREVVTRKMTLMK, from the coding sequence ATGCAGCATTTTTCTGCAAGAAACGACCATACCGATGAATTTCCTGCCTACCTGTTTGATGGTAGTTTTAAAAATTTGCGTACTGTTTACCTTGCCTGGCAAAATATTTATGGAGCGTTGCCTGACTTTTCACCATCTGCTCAAAATATCAGTTTATTGGTATTAGATTTTGTAGGAAATAATCTTGGATTAGATGCAAATGGAAACCAATTGCCAGTCGGTGGTGGCGGTGATATTCCCTCATCTTTGTCACAACACTCCTCCATTATTATCGCGGATCTTAGATGGAACAGTTTTGTTGGTGAAATTCCGCAAACCGGTTGGGGAGAACATTTTCAAACAAGATTTTTAGGCTTTGCAAACAACAATCTAACGGGGCCCATACCTGATGTACTTCCAAACAGCCCCGACCTGCAATATCTCTATTTTGGCAATAATAATCTTTCCGGAACAATTTCAATGGATGGAGCCAAATATGGTGATTCATCAGCCTATCCCAGGTTTAAATACATAGATATAGCCGGCAATAAATTTCAAGAATCTGACTATAGTTCTCTGTTATCCGAATTGGGTAGTGACAAATTACGCGTCGGTCAACAAAATCCGGATGACGGTGGCTCTACTGATTCTCCGAGCGTACCACAGCTTAGTTCACCGTCAGATGGTGCAACAAACATATCCGTAACACCGGTTTTTGAATGGGGGGCGGTGGATGCTGACAGCTATCAGATTGAGGTGCAGAATTTAAGCACATCTTCCACGGTCATCAGCACCTCTGTCACCGGCACCACATTCACGCCATCCAATCCTCTCGCATACGGAACCTCCTACAGATGGAGAGTACGATCGGTCCGCAGAGGAGTCGCAAGTTCGTGGAGTACATATCTGGGTTTTACAACGGAAGAGGACCCCAACAATGGCGGAGGCGGAACGGCCACGCCGGATGCACCGGCACTCCGGTCTCCGACTGACGGTTCCATTGATGTAGCGCTTGCCCCCCAATTTTCATGGAGTTCCGTGGATGCGGACTATTACATCCTTCACGTGAGCGGATCAAATCCGTCGGAAATGGTGTTAGAGGAACAGGTGAATGATACATCTTTTACGCCAAGCGTTAACTTGTCAGAAGGGCGAAATCATCAGTGGCGCGTTCGGGGTGTGAAGGACGGGGTGGAAGGCACCTGGAGTCCCATCTGGTCATTTACGACCCTGGAGAATTCAGGCAATAACGGGAAGGGACCGCAGAAAATTACGCCAGCCAAGGATGAGAAGAATACGTCGAAAAAACAGAAATTTGAGTGGCAGAGCGTCGAAGGAGCGGATGCGTATGAGATTGAAGTAACGAGTGTGGAAGAGCAGCAGGTTGTGATTGATGAAATTGTAACGGATACAACGTACACTCCGGGGCAGGATTTTCAGCCGAATCACCGCTACGAGTGGCGTGTAAGAGCCATTATTAACGGACAGGCTGAGGAGTGGGGCGACTCCTGGGCGTTTACCACGGGGGACGATGTTCTGGCCACCAAGGTGGAGCTGGAACAGAACTATCCCAACCCGTTCAACCCAAGCACAAACATACGATTTGCGTTAACACAGCAGCAGGAAGTTAGTTTAAAAGTATACGATATGGCCGGACGCCTGGTAGCCACTCTGCTGAATGGTGAACTGCTGGGAGCCGGTCCGTACAGCGTCACGTTTGATGCGCAATCGATGGCCAGCGGCATCTACTTCTACCGCATCATTACCCCCAGAGAAGTGGTAACACGAAAGATGACCCTGATGAAATAA
- a CDS encoding glycosyltransferase family 2 protein codes for MAAETQQRNEERDGAMKKNNEPFVSVLTPVYNGATYLRECIESVLAQEYSNWEYVLVNNCSTDNSLEIIKEYAELDSRIRIHDNGEFLQQMQNLNHAFRQISPDSIYCKVLHADDWLYPECITRMVEVAEMYPTVGIVSSYRLDDTRVGLNGLPYPSHFNDGREISRRYLLNNEYYFGAPSNLLLRSDLIRKRGRVYDESYPESDISACLDFLQESDFGFVHQVLTFTRRHEESHTHTLAKRNYHFMMGYLKMYLEYGPVFLSEREHKKQIALQTSIFHKLLARALYEGNGLQTYKKYASELDEVGLKIRNARLALYVIRELFVRLLATMGVEMINVKRRKKVGNHVQIAISDELGS; via the coding sequence ATGGCAGCAGAAACGCAGCAGCGAAATGAAGAGAGAGACGGCGCTATGAAAAAGAACAATGAACCCTTTGTGAGCGTGCTCACTCCTGTTTACAACGGTGCAACGTACCTTCGGGAGTGTATCGAAAGCGTACTGGCGCAGGAGTATTCAAACTGGGAGTACGTGCTGGTGAACAACTGCAGCACCGACAATTCACTTGAGATCATAAAGGAGTATGCCGAACTGGATTCCAGGATACGTATTCATGACAACGGGGAGTTTTTGCAGCAGATGCAAAACCTGAATCATGCGTTTCGGCAGATTTCGCCCGACAGCATATACTGCAAGGTGCTGCATGCAGACGACTGGCTCTACCCGGAGTGCATTACCCGTATGGTGGAAGTGGCTGAAATGTACCCCACGGTAGGGATTGTCAGCTCTTACCGTCTGGACGATACGCGCGTGGGGTTAAACGGCCTGCCCTACCCGAGCCATTTCAATGACGGACGCGAGATCAGCAGGAGATACCTCCTGAACAATGAGTACTATTTCGGCGCGCCATCCAACCTGCTGCTGCGATCCGACCTGATACGGAAGCGGGGCCGGGTATACGACGAATCCTATCCGGAGTCGGATATTTCAGCCTGCCTCGATTTTTTGCAGGAGTCCGATTTCGGCTTTGTGCACCAGGTTCTCACCTTCACACGCCGGCATGAAGAGTCTCACACCCATACCCTTGCGAAACGGAACTATCACTTCATGATGGGATATCTGAAGATGTATCTGGAATACGGGCCTGTTTTTCTGTCTGAAAGAGAGCATAAGAAACAGATTGCACTTCAGACCTCCATTTTTCATAAACTGCTGGCCCGTGCACTATATGAAGGAAACGGTTTACAGACATACAAAAAATATGCCAGTGAGCTGGATGAAGTGGGGCTGAAAATCCGCAATGCAAGACTGGCGCTGTATGTGATCAGGGAACTTTTTGTCCGGCTTCTTGCTACCATGGGTGTAGAGATGATCAATGTGAAGCGCCGGAAAAAAGTTGGTAACCACGTGCAAATAGCGATCTCTGATGAGCTGGGAAGTTGA
- a CDS encoding glycosyltransferase, which produces MTRGKKLKILIVSSSFYPMNSPRSFRTTQLVREFARQGHDVTLYTNKREDIHDSFESEFGVTIKNLGKRKYHGVQTAHKNKMLRLFKRAVRRGLNLFFEYPDIELMFMVKNALKRESGYDLMISVAVPHPIHWGAALARTPDHSIADVWVADCGDPYMGQTLDSFNKMFYFSRFEKSFCRKAEWITVPIEEARDGYYPEFRDKIRVIPQGFDFNEVDIDHEAYQKKVIPTFAYAGGLIPGGRDPSLFLDYLTGLDRDYKFILYTKNIEMVKPWLEKSDGKIEVRDYIPRAELLNVLSGMDFLVNFENRSSLMSPSKLIDYYLTGRPVLDIGSEDINKDVVDQFLNGDYSNGHRFRDIDQYRIENVCNNFIELCNR; this is translated from the coding sequence TTGACGCGAGGCAAAAAATTGAAAATACTGATTGTAAGCAGCTCATTTTACCCGATGAACAGTCCGCGCTCATTCCGGACAACGCAGCTCGTTAGGGAGTTTGCCAGGCAGGGGCATGATGTTACCCTGTATACAAACAAGAGAGAGGATATTCATGACTCGTTTGAAAGCGAGTTTGGCGTTACGATAAAAAATTTGGGAAAGCGTAAATACCACGGCGTACAAACGGCCCATAAAAACAAAATGCTGAGGCTGTTCAAGCGCGCGGTAAGGCGCGGATTGAATCTGTTCTTTGAATATCCCGATATCGAGCTCATGTTCATGGTTAAAAACGCATTAAAAAGAGAGTCGGGGTATGACCTGATGATATCGGTGGCTGTGCCGCACCCGATACACTGGGGCGCCGCCCTTGCCAGAACTCCGGATCATTCCATTGCGGATGTGTGGGTTGCCGATTGCGGTGATCCCTATATGGGGCAAACACTAGATTCCTTTAACAAAATGTTTTATTTCAGCCGGTTTGAAAAGTCTTTTTGCAGAAAAGCTGAGTGGATCACCGTGCCCATTGAAGAGGCACGGGATGGATACTATCCGGAGTTCAGGGATAAAATCCGGGTTATTCCCCAGGGATTTGACTTCAATGAGGTGGATATCGACCATGAAGCATATCAAAAGAAGGTCATTCCAACCTTTGCCTATGCGGGAGGACTCATTCCGGGAGGAAGGGATCCTTCACTCTTTCTGGACTATCTGACTGGATTGGACCGTGACTATAAATTCATTCTCTATACAAAGAATATCGAGATGGTAAAGCCCTGGCTGGAAAAATCGGATGGAAAAATTGAGGTTCGGGATTACATTCCCAGGGCAGAACTATTGAATGTGTTAAGCGGTATGGACTTTCTGGTTAATTTTGAAAACCGGTCGTCACTGATGAGCCCCAGCAAACTGATTGATTATTACCTCACCGGCCGGCCTGTCCTGGACATTGGCAGTGAGGATATAAATAAGGATGTGGTTGATCAGTTTTTGAACGGAGATTACTCAAACGGGCATCGGTTCAGGGATATCGATCAGTACCGTATTGAGAATGTATGCAATAATTTTATCGAATTGTGCAACCGATAA
- a CDS encoding ATP-grasp domain-containing protein, giving the protein MKIAIQYKEGDFSIEWINYCKSIGIPFKVVDVYKNQIIDELRDCDAFMWHFHHMRPKDHIFAKQLLYSVESCGKTVFPNFQTAWHFDDKIGQKYLLEGIGAPLVPTYVFYDKQEAYSWVEKAHYPKVFKLRRGSGGNHVRLVDNEKTAKRLVNKAFGKGFNQYDAVLNLKERWRRYRDGKTTLYNVGKGVLRLGYTTKFSKTAGKERGYVYFQDYIPGNKYDMRISVVAGRCFGCLRPNRPGDFRASGSGLVSYDLEKIPESVIRIALEVANRLKLQSVAFDFVMDDKQPFILEMSYGFGVDPEDFDYGYWNSELEFIEGKFNPFGWMVDDVLVRANSNK; this is encoded by the coding sequence ATGAAAATAGCAATTCAATATAAAGAAGGAGATTTTAGCATCGAATGGATCAATTACTGTAAATCGATTGGTATACCTTTCAAAGTAGTAGATGTCTACAAAAACCAAATTATTGATGAACTGAGGGATTGTGATGCATTCATGTGGCATTTCCATCACATGCGTCCGAAAGATCATATATTTGCCAAACAGTTACTTTACTCAGTAGAATCATGTGGCAAGACCGTTTTCCCAAATTTTCAGACAGCATGGCATTTTGACGATAAAATTGGGCAGAAATATCTTTTAGAGGGAATAGGAGCACCCTTGGTTCCAACGTATGTTTTTTACGATAAACAAGAAGCATATAGTTGGGTTGAAAAAGCTCATTATCCAAAAGTGTTTAAGTTACGGCGTGGTTCCGGTGGAAACCATGTCAGATTGGTTGATAATGAAAAAACAGCTAAAAGACTTGTCAATAAAGCATTTGGTAAAGGATTTAATCAGTATGATGCAGTATTGAATTTAAAAGAGCGTTGGCGTAGATATAGAGATGGAAAAACAACTCTATATAATGTTGGAAAAGGGGTTCTTAGGTTAGGCTACACCACTAAGTTCAGTAAAACTGCAGGTAAGGAGAGGGGTTATGTTTATTTTCAGGACTATATTCCGGGAAATAAGTACGATATGAGAATAAGTGTGGTAGCGGGGAGGTGTTTCGGATGTCTTCGTCCAAATCGGCCGGGGGATTTCAGGGCCTCAGGTAGTGGATTGGTAAGTTATGATCTTGAGAAAATACCGGAGAGCGTGATCAGAATAGCTCTTGAAGTAGCAAATCGATTAAAACTTCAATCTGTGGCTTTTGATTTTGTGATGGATGATAAACAACCATTCATTTTAGAAATGAGTTATGGATTTGGCGTGGACCCTGAAGATTTTGATTATGGCTACTGGAATTCTGAATTAGAATTCATTGAGGGTAAGTTTAATCCATTTGGCTGGATGGTTGATGATGTTCTTGTAAGAGCCAACAGTAACAAATAG